In one window of Maribacter sp. BPC-D8 DNA:
- a CDS encoding thioredoxin family protein, whose product MKYIILLFMIPLVASAQADFNSVDDSKWLTNYDSAISKAKKQHKNVLVYFTGSDWCPPCKMLKTDLFDTNEFQELSNNYILLYVDVPRNRDLISEKQMVHNKELLTKLNKKKVFPMFKVIDSKGNELDKLSGYSMNGVIDSHLKLLEKNK is encoded by the coding sequence ATGAAGTATATTATACTATTATTCATGATTCCACTAGTAGCTTCTGCGCAAGCAGATTTTAATAGTGTAGATGATTCAAAATGGCTTACCAATTATGATTCTGCTATTTCTAAAGCGAAAAAGCAACATAAAAATGTACTAGTATATTTTACAGGTAGCGACTGGTGTCCGCCTTGTAAAATGCTAAAGACCGATTTATTCGATACGAACGAATTTCAAGAATTATCAAATAATTACATTCTTTTATATGTTGATGTTCCTAGAAATAGAGATTTAATATCAGAGAAGCAAATGGTTCATAACAAAGAATTGTTGACCAAGTTGAATAAGAAAAAGGTATTTCCGATGTTTAAGGTAATAGATTCTAAAGGAAATGAATTAGATAAATTATCTGGTTATAGCATGAACGGGGTTATAGATTCTCATCTTAAACTCTTAGAAAAGAACAAATAA
- a CDS encoding YbaB/EbfC family nucleoid-associated protein: MFGDMMGMMGKLKETQKKVEETKKRLDTVTLEEKSNDGTITVTITANREIKKIVIDDSLLQDKEQLEDYLILTLNKAIKNATNVNETELAAVAKDGMPNIPGMDSLFK; the protein is encoded by the coding sequence ATGTTTGGAGATATGATGGGTATGATGGGAAAACTTAAAGAGACCCAAAAAAAAGTAGAAGAAACTAAAAAAAGATTAGATACCGTAACATTAGAAGAAAAGTCTAATGACGGCACCATAACAGTTACCATAACTGCAAACCGAGAAATTAAGAAAATAGTAATAGATGACAGTCTTTTACAAGACAAAGAGCAATTAGAAGACTATTTAATACTAACTTTAAATAAGGCTATAAAAAACGCAACTAATGTTAACGAAACCGAATTAGCAGCTGTCGCTAAAGACGGAATGCCCAATATTCCTGGTATGGATTCGTTATTTAAGTAA
- a CDS encoding YegP family protein, producing MIKIDKKEDGFYQFSLKSDNGSILLESVSFSTENELDNTIKDIKALKNANGKFFERRTNTDGKFLVELKNSSGKIIGSSGLYSSEAGMENGILNISNSIDLGII from the coding sequence ATGATTAAAATTGACAAGAAGGAAGATGGGTTTTATCAGTTTAGTTTAAAGTCTGACAATGGTAGTATTCTGTTAGAGAGTGTATCGTTCAGCACTGAGAACGAATTAGATAACACCATAAAAGATATAAAAGCATTGAAAAATGCTAACGGTAAATTCTTTGAACGCAGAACAAATACCGACGGAAAATTTTTAGTAGAATTAAAAAATTCATCGGGAAAAATAATTGGCTCCAGCGGACTTTACTCCTCTGAAGCCGGTATGGAAAATGGAATTTTGAATATTTCTAACAGTATCGACCTAGGTATTATATAG
- a CDS encoding OmpA family protein: MKKVLFLAVAFSASFAMAQDLPSNPEPGKCYVRCTTPDVYVNESSTITTNPSYKILKTVPATFKTITERVLVREEEKVLTVVPAKWGTETVTYVSKGGGNSLQVIPASFSPSTQTLEIKPAYAQWELGVAAPDCESGNPDDCRYWCYKGYPAQFETVSTQVLANAASTTTSPIGSKNGSYTKSVLISPAQVVEKIIPAEYREITKTVLDKDAYTSEELIPAKTTTISKEVLKEKGGLTTWKEVECALVEYQALPINWESGSATLTSEAKSIIDNRLLPVLAQNPGVKVELASHTDSQGGAASNQNLSERRAKAVADYLITKGVNSSLLVANGYGETKLLNRCSDGVSCTAREHAANRRTQFRLINN, translated from the coding sequence ATGAAAAAAGTATTATTCCTAGCAGTTGCATTTTCAGCTTCTTTTGCAATGGCACAAGATTTGCCGTCAAATCCAGAACCTGGTAAATGTTACGTTCGTTGTACAACTCCAGATGTTTATGTGAACGAGTCAAGTACAATTACAACAAATCCGTCTTACAAGATTTTAAAAACGGTTCCTGCTACATTTAAGACAATTACAGAACGTGTATTAGTGAGAGAAGAAGAAAAAGTACTAACAGTAGTTCCTGCTAAGTGGGGAACAGAAACTGTAACGTATGTATCTAAAGGAGGTGGAAATTCTTTACAGGTGATCCCTGCTTCTTTTTCTCCTAGCACACAAACATTAGAAATAAAGCCAGCCTATGCACAATGGGAATTAGGAGTTGCTGCTCCTGATTGTGAGTCAGGTAACCCTGATGATTGTAGATACTGGTGTTATAAAGGGTATCCTGCACAATTTGAGACAGTTTCAACTCAAGTTCTTGCAAATGCTGCTTCTACTACAACTTCTCCAATAGGTTCTAAAAATGGATCTTACACTAAATCAGTATTAATTTCTCCTGCACAAGTTGTTGAGAAAATTATTCCTGCTGAGTACAGAGAAATTACTAAAACAGTTTTAGATAAAGATGCTTACACATCTGAAGAATTGATTCCTGCTAAGACTACTACTATCTCTAAAGAGGTATTAAAAGAAAAAGGTGGATTAACTACTTGGAAAGAAGTAGAGTGTGCATTAGTTGAGTACCAAGCTTTACCTATTAACTGGGAGTCTGGTAGCGCAACATTAACTTCTGAGGCAAAAAGTATTATCGATAACAGATTATTACCTGTATTAGCTCAAAACCCTGGTGTTAAAGTTGAATTAGCTTCTCATACAGATTCTCAAGGTGGTGCTGCATCTAACCAAAACCTTTCTGAAAGAAGAGCTAAGGCGGTTGCAGATTACTTAATCACTAAAGGTGTTAACTCTAGTCTTTTAGTAGCTAACGGTTACGGTGAAACTAAATTATTAAACAGATGTAGCGATGGTGTTTCTTGTACTGCAAGAGAGCACGCAGCTAACAGAAGAACTCAATTTAGATTAATTAATAACTAG
- a CDS encoding threonine aldolase family protein, giving the protein MLINLISDTVTKPTPGMLDAMMSAAVGDDVFKEDPTVNALEEKAAKLFGMESALFFPSGTMTNQTAIKLHTQPGEQLICDKYAHVYNYEGGGVSFNSGVSCRLVDGDRGTMTAAQVESVINPPDFYHSPLTTLVCVENTANKGGGTCWDFQELQKIRKVCDDHKLGYHLDGARLWNAMVEKNETALQYGQLFDTISVCLSKGLGCPVGSLLIGTKEHMDKALRIRKIFGGGMRQSGFLAAAAIYALDNNVDRLAEDHKKAKEIGKALASKSFIKKVEPIETNIVIFEIDESFMTSDQFVNTLKEKDILIIGMGQGKLRMVTHLDYTDNMHEELLKQLAAI; this is encoded by the coding sequence ATGCTAATTAATCTTATCAGTGATACGGTAACAAAACCTACGCCAGGCATGTTAGATGCTATGATGTCTGCAGCGGTTGGTGACGATGTATTTAAAGAAGACCCAACAGTAAATGCTTTAGAAGAAAAAGCTGCCAAACTTTTCGGAATGGAATCTGCGTTGTTTTTTCCTAGCGGTACTATGACTAACCAGACTGCTATAAAATTACATACACAGCCAGGCGAACAATTGATTTGCGATAAATATGCTCATGTATATAATTATGAGGGTGGCGGAGTCAGTTTTAATAGTGGTGTTTCCTGTAGATTGGTAGATGGTGATAGAGGTACTATGACGGCTGCTCAGGTTGAGTCGGTTATTAATCCGCCAGATTTTTATCATAGTCCGCTTACTACATTAGTATGTGTTGAGAATACCGCAAATAAAGGTGGTGGTACCTGTTGGGATTTTCAAGAGCTTCAGAAAATAAGAAAAGTCTGTGATGATCATAAATTAGGATATCATCTAGATGGTGCCCGTTTATGGAATGCTATGGTTGAAAAGAATGAAACAGCATTACAATATGGCCAATTATTCGATACTATTAGCGTCTGCTTAAGTAAAGGTTTGGGTTGCCCAGTAGGTTCTTTACTAATAGGTACAAAAGAACATATGGACAAAGCGCTTCGTATTCGTAAAATATTTGGTGGTGGTATGCGCCAGTCTGGCTTTTTGGCTGCCGCAGCGATATATGCCTTAGATAATAATGTTGATAGATTGGCAGAAGATCATAAAAAGGCAAAGGAGATTGGAAAGGCGTTGGCATCAAAATCTTTTATAAAAAAGGTGGAGCCTATAGAGACCAATATTGTCATTTTTGAAATAGACGAATCTTTTATGACCAGTGATCAGTTTGTAAATACCTTAAAAGAAAAAGATATTTTAATCATTGGTATGGGTCAGGGTAAATTGAGAATGGTGACCCATTTAGATTATACAGATAACATGCACGAAGAATTATTGAAGCAATTAGCAGCTATATAA
- a CDS encoding circularly permuted type 2 ATP-grasp protein yields the protein MTNIENQIFSSYQRNPDLYDEIYDKDGKIKEVYQKLFKLYGEHSIIDYVSLNNKAKSSFFNQGITFQVYGDNNVQEKIFPFDLFPRIIDPVEWDIIERGSIQRSKALNLFLWDIYHDKKILKDKVVPIDLITSSANYLDQMNGVNPPGGIYNHISGTDVIKHNDGKYYVLEDNIRCPSGVSYVICNRTALKKALFGVFNQYQTHTVTNYAENLLELLESAKPKGVDIPTVVVITPGMYNSAFYEHSYLAKTMGVELVEGRDLFVENDFVYMKTIKGPERVDVIYRRIDDQFIDPLEFNPDSVLGVPGLFAAYKKGNVTLANAPGTGVADDKAVYTYMPQIIKYYLDEEPILNNVQTYHCSRPDELKYVLEHIHELVIKPVDEAGGYGISIGNKLTKAEIEKVKAEIKASPRKYVAQPIMSLSVHPTYIDDTESFEQRHVDLRTFTVLGKDKEFVLKGGLTRVALKRGNLIVNSSQGGGSKDTWVLKK from the coding sequence ATGACCAACATTGAGAATCAAATTTTTTCTTCTTATCAGAGAAATCCAGATTTATATGATGAAATCTATGATAAGGACGGAAAAATCAAGGAGGTGTACCAAAAACTCTTTAAGCTTTATGGTGAACATTCGATTATTGATTATGTCTCATTAAACAATAAAGCCAAGTCTTCTTTTTTTAATCAAGGAATTACTTTTCAAGTATATGGTGATAATAATGTACAAGAGAAGATTTTTCCCTTCGATTTATTTCCTCGAATAATTGACCCGGTAGAATGGGACATTATAGAACGTGGATCTATACAAAGAAGTAAAGCTTTGAATTTATTTCTATGGGATATTTATCATGACAAGAAAATTTTAAAAGATAAAGTAGTACCTATAGACCTTATAACATCTTCTGCGAATTACTTGGATCAAATGAACGGAGTAAATCCGCCTGGCGGAATTTATAATCATATTTCAGGTACAGATGTTATTAAACATAACGACGGTAAGTATTATGTTCTTGAAGATAATATTAGGTGCCCCTCTGGTGTAAGCTATGTTATATGTAACCGAACTGCTCTTAAAAAAGCACTTTTTGGGGTATTCAATCAATACCAAACACATACAGTTACCAATTACGCAGAAAACCTTTTAGAGCTTTTAGAATCAGCTAAACCTAAAGGAGTAGATATACCTACTGTAGTGGTCATTACCCCTGGTATGTATAACTCTGCATTTTATGAGCATTCATATTTAGCTAAAACAATGGGTGTTGAACTAGTTGAAGGTCGTGATCTTTTTGTAGAAAACGATTTTGTATACATGAAAACTATTAAAGGACCAGAAAGAGTCGATGTTATTTACCGCAGAATAGATGATCAATTTATTGATCCCTTAGAATTTAACCCAGATTCTGTTCTTGGCGTACCTGGCTTGTTCGCTGCATATAAAAAAGGCAATGTCACTTTAGCAAATGCCCCTGGTACAGGTGTAGCAGATGATAAGGCAGTGTACACTTATATGCCACAGATTATAAAGTACTATTTAGATGAAGAACCTATTTTAAATAATGTACAGACTTACCACTGTAGTAGACCCGATGAATTAAAATATGTTCTTGAACATATTCATGAACTTGTTATTAAACCAGTTGATGAAGCTGGCGGTTATGGTATCTCGATAGGCAATAAACTTACAAAAGCTGAAATAGAAAAGGTAAAAGCTGAAATAAAGGCGAGCCCTAGAAAATATGTTGCTCAACCTATTATGTCATTATCTGTACACCCTACATATATAGATGATACAGAATCTTTTGAACAAAGACATGTAGATTTAAGAACGTTTACTGTTCTAGGAAAGGATAAGGAATTTGTTTTAAAAGGAGGGTTGACCCGTGTAGCCTTAAAAAGAGGCAATTTAATTGTAAACTCATCTCAAGGCGGAGGATCAAAAGATACTTGGGTACTAAAAAAATAA
- a CDS encoding zinc-dependent metalloprotease yields MRKNYALLVGLVLLSFNMLSAQFSDQKKNFVKYEGLYDFYYDGDTDKIYLEVDNLNEEFLYVYSLSSGIGSNDIGLDRGQLGNEQVVFFKKAGNKLLLVQPNMKYRAITDNELERKSVEQAFAKSVLFGFPIVEEKSGTYVIDITDFLMQDAHGVSSRLKRTEQGSYSLDKSKSAFALDRTKAFPKNVEFDVTMTFKGEAKGGYIRSVAPNANLVTVAEHHSFIELPDDKYEKRVFDPRSGSSPFNYYDYATPVESNILKQFIRRHRLEKKDPTAAVSEAVEPIIYYLDNGTPEPVRSALLEGGRWWNQAFEAIGYKDAFQLKMLPDDADPLDVRYNVIQWVHRSTRGWSYGSSITDPRTGEIMKGHVSLGSLRIRQDFLIAQALMNKPFAERDDNYQPMLEMAIARIRQLSAHEIGHTLGFAHNYAASTTDKSSVMDYPHPQFSLINGEVDFAKAYEVGIGDWDKVTVAYSYQNFNEENEKEGLNKILDKAKADGLRYITDQDARPQGSAHVLAHLWDNGTNVSKELDDMLKLRKVAIANFSADNIQDGTPYSVLEDVFVPLYFFHRYQTEGVAKVVGGLEYNYAIKGDGQEVVAIADKAMQEEALKVVLKTLDANEIAIPKDKLSLFPPRAFGTPRTRESINGKTGVSFDALSAVETASDMTLTFLLHPEKASRLIQQKAVATDNVGLDEVLDKLIAATINKKQKDAYLNEAQTIINFRVLFHIMNLAGHTNVHPQVNAIASQKLKELSFQLVKDSGSNAISAEMVKRIKTFGEHPELFKVIPSPKIPDGSPIGMSCFH; encoded by the coding sequence ATGAGAAAGAATTACGCACTTCTGGTTGGGTTGGTATTACTATCCTTTAATATGCTATCAGCACAGTTTAGTGATCAAAAGAAAAATTTTGTCAAGTACGAAGGTCTTTATGATTTTTATTATGATGGCGATACCGACAAAATTTATTTAGAAGTTGATAATTTAAATGAAGAGTTTTTATATGTCTACTCATTAAGTAGTGGTATCGGTAGCAATGATATTGGTTTAGATCGTGGTCAATTAGGTAATGAACAAGTTGTCTTTTTTAAGAAAGCAGGTAACAAGCTATTGTTGGTTCAGCCGAATATGAAGTATAGGGCGATTACCGATAATGAATTAGAACGTAAATCTGTAGAGCAGGCTTTTGCTAAATCAGTTTTATTCGGTTTCCCTATAGTAGAAGAGAAAAGTGGTACGTATGTTATTGATATCACAGATTTTTTAATGCAAGATGCCCATGGTGTGTCCAGCCGTTTAAAAAGAACAGAGCAAGGTTCGTATAGCTTAGATAAATCAAAAAGTGCATTTGCTCTTGATAGAACTAAAGCATTCCCTAAAAATGTAGAATTTGATGTTACCATGACTTTTAAGGGTGAAGCTAAAGGTGGTTATATAAGAAGTGTTGCACCAAATGCTAATTTGGTTACGGTGGCAGAACATCATTCTTTTATTGAGTTGCCAGATGATAAATATGAAAAACGTGTGTTTGACCCTAGATCAGGATCTTCTCCTTTTAATTATTATGATTATGCGACTCCCGTTGAGTCAAATATTTTAAAGCAATTTATAAGAAGACACCGCTTAGAGAAAAAAGATCCTACAGCAGCGGTTAGCGAAGCGGTTGAGCCAATTATTTATTATTTAGATAATGGTACTCCAGAGCCGGTACGTTCTGCTCTTTTAGAAGGTGGTCGTTGGTGGAACCAAGCTTTTGAGGCAATTGGTTATAAAGATGCATTTCAATTAAAAATGTTACCTGACGATGCCGATCCTTTAGATGTGCGTTATAATGTAATACAATGGGTGCACCGTTCAACGAGAGGGTGGAGCTATGGTAGTAGTATTACCGACCCAAGAACTGGAGAGATAATGAAAGGTCATGTAAGTTTAGGTAGTTTAAGAATTCGTCAAGATTTTTTAATTGCCCAAGCATTAATGAATAAGCCTTTTGCAGAAAGAGATGATAACTACCAACCAATGTTAGAAATGGCAATTGCTCGTATTCGTCAGCTGTCAGCTCATGAAATCGGGCACACCTTGGGTTTTGCGCATAACTATGCGGCGAGTACCACTGATAAATCATCGGTAATGGATTATCCGCATCCGCAGTTTTCATTAATAAATGGTGAAGTTGATTTTGCAAAAGCCTATGAAGTCGGAATAGGGGATTGGGATAAGGTAACAGTGGCTTATTCATATCAGAATTTTAATGAAGAAAATGAGAAAGAAGGTCTGAACAAAATTTTAGATAAAGCCAAGGCTGATGGACTCCGTTATATTACAGATCAAGATGCACGACCACAAGGTAGTGCACATGTATTGGCTCATTTATGGGATAATGGTACTAATGTTAGTAAAGAATTAGATGATATGCTGAAGCTGCGTAAAGTGGCTATAGCAAATTTTTCTGCAGATAATATTCAAGATGGTACGCCTTATTCGGTTTTAGAAGATGTATTTGTACCACTTTATTTCTTTCATAGATATCAGACGGAAGGTGTAGCAAAGGTTGTAGGAGGATTAGAATATAACTATGCCATAAAAGGTGACGGACAAGAAGTTGTTGCTATTGCAGATAAAGCGATGCAAGAAGAAGCTTTAAAAGTTGTTTTAAAAACTTTAGATGCAAATGAAATTGCAATACCTAAAGATAAATTAAGCTTGTTTCCGCCACGTGCTTTTGGTACGCCAAGAACAAGAGAATCTATTAATGGTAAAACAGGGGTTTCTTTTGATGCATTGTCAGCTGTTGAAACTGCATCAGATATGACGTTGACGTTTTTATTGCATCCAGAGAAAGCATCAAGGCTTATTCAGCAAAAAGCAGTTGCTACCGATAATGTAGGTTTAGATGAGGTTTTAGATAAATTGATTGCAGCGACTATTAATAAGAAGCAGAAAGATGCTTATTTGAACGAAGCCCAGACCATCATTAATTTTAGAGTGTTATTTCATATAATGAATTTGGCGGGTCATACCAATGTGCATCCGCAGGTAAATGCTATTGCATCTCAAAAATTAAAAGAGTTGAGTTTTCAATTGGTTAAAGATTCAGGGTCAAATGCAATTAGTGCAGAAATGGTGAAAAGAATTAAAACATTTGGTGAGCATCCAGAATTATTCAAAGTGATACCTTCGCCTAAGATTCCTGATGGTTCGCCAATCGGAATGAGTTGTTTTCATTAA